A window from Manduca sexta isolate Smith_Timp_Sample1 chromosome 24, JHU_Msex_v1.0, whole genome shotgun sequence encodes these proteins:
- the LOC119190479 gene encoding uncharacterized protein LOC119190479 isoform X3, with product MPRLKYASVVRGVVILALFCLWLQIILSAGSGNGGTGYRDGEELMNANDTSEHVLALVPPELHKYLTVHPKILAQTQQSAQRRRTRATY from the exons ATGCCTCGTTTGAAGTACGCTTCAGTGGTGCGCGGAGTGGTCATCCTCGCTCTTTTTTGTCTGTGGCTCCAGATAATATTGTCTGCGGGTAGCGGGAATGGGGGTACAGGATATCGGGATGGAG aAGAGCTGATGAATGCCAACGACACCTCGGAGCATGTCCTGGCGCTGGTGCCGCCAGAACTCCACAAATATTTGACTGTACACCCCAAAATTTTAGCG CAAACTCAACAGAGCGCACAGCGCCGAAGAACACGAGCGACATACTGA
- the LOC119190479 gene encoding uncharacterized protein LOC119190479 isoform X1 codes for MPRLKYASVVRGVVILALFCLWLQIILSAGSGNGGTGYRDGGFEFTHDPIKLKGLLIKKHTTVYEEELMNANDTSEHVLALVPPELHKYLTVHPKILAQTQQSAQRRRTRATY; via the exons ATGCCTCGTTTGAAGTACGCTTCAGTGGTGCGCGGAGTGGTCATCCTCGCTCTTTTTTGTCTGTGGCTCCAGATAATATTGTCTGCGGGTAGCGGGAATGGGGGTACAGGATATCGGGATGGAG GTTTCGAATTTACCCATGATCCTATAAAGTTGAAAGGACTTctcattaaaaaacatactactgtttatgaag aAGAGCTGATGAATGCCAACGACACCTCGGAGCATGTCCTGGCGCTGGTGCCGCCAGAACTCCACAAATATTTGACTGTACACCCCAAAATTTTAGCG CAAACTCAACAGAGCGCACAGCGCCGAAGAACACGAGCGACATACTGA
- the LOC115449995 gene encoding uncharacterized protein LOC115449995 yields the protein MDFFNRQYEDLKSIVEEKSTVICKLETDNALLQSTVTDLSNRLCAVEQHMRGSNLEINGIPEHRTENLVNTVIQLSRSIDNPVSEDDILHTTRVAKLMKQNDKPRTVIVKMRSPRLRDSILAAVVRFNKKNATDKLNSHHLGLAGTITPVFVAEHLTPNNEALHAATRKKCKDVNFKFVWVRNGRIYVRKDESCSAITIRNMDSLKLLT from the coding sequence ATGGATTTCTTCAATAGACAGTATGAAGACCTCAAGAGCATAGTGGAAGAAAAATCTACTGTTATATGCAAACTCGAAACCGATAATGCCTTGCTTCAATCCACAGTTACAGATCTGTCCAATCGACTATGTGCAGTGGAGCAACACATGAGGGGATCTAATTTGGAAATTAATGGAATTCCAGAGCATCGCACTGAAAATCTAGTTAATACCGTGATACAACTATCTAGATCCATTGACAACCCAGTGAGTGAAGACGATATTCTTCATACTACACGTGTAGCAAAACTTATGAAGCAGAATGACAAGCCTCGCACTGTTATAGTTAAAATGCGCAGTCCACGTCTTCGAGACTCCATACTTGCCGCAGTAGTTAGGTTCAACAAGAAGAACGCGACTGACAAGTTGAACTCACATCACTTAGGACTAGCTGGAACTATAACACCGGTTTTCGTTGCTGAACATTTGACTCCCAACAATGAAGCGCTGCACGCTGCCACGCGTAAAAAATGCAAAGATGTGAACTTCAAATTCGTTTGGGTCCGCAACGGACGTATTTATGTTCGAAAGGATGAGTCATGTAGTGCAATTACTATTCGCAATATGGACAGTTTGAAGCTCCTAACGTAA
- the LOC119190479 gene encoding uncharacterized protein LOC119190479 isoform X2: MPRLKYASVVRGVVILALFCLWLQIILSAGSGNGGTGYRDGDTNSIKEQLVTFPPFTPVTEELMNANDTSEHVLALVPPELHKYLTVHPKILAQTQQSAQRRRTRATY; this comes from the exons ATGCCTCGTTTGAAGTACGCTTCAGTGGTGCGCGGAGTGGTCATCCTCGCTCTTTTTTGTCTGTGGCTCCAGATAATATTGTCTGCGGGTAGCGGGAATGGGGGTACAGGATATCGGGATGGAG ATACTAATTCAATAAAGGAACAATTGGTTACATTTCCACCATTCACACCTGTGACAG aAGAGCTGATGAATGCCAACGACACCTCGGAGCATGTCCTGGCGCTGGTGCCGCCAGAACTCCACAAATATTTGACTGTACACCCCAAAATTTTAGCG CAAACTCAACAGAGCGCACAGCGCCGAAGAACACGAGCGACATACTGA